From the genome of Bacteroides sp. MSB163, one region includes:
- a CDS encoding protein-disulfide reductase DsbD family protein, whose translation MKKILSICLLLIAVVAQAQIQEPVKFKSELKTLAAGEAEIVFTATIDKGWHVYSTDLGDGGPISATFNIEKISGATVVGKLQPKGKEIASYDKLFEMNVRYFESTAQFVQKLKLTGGDYKIEGFLEFGACNDENCLPPTQVEFNFSGKAEAAKGAAAATPAEKVTAPAEDTKTETQPASQTETPADTASIGIIGGADGPTDINVAGNIDLWKPVINDLQSYGETTSQDDMSWIYIFITGFLGGLLALFTPCVWPIIPMTVSFFLKRSKDKKKGIRDAWTYGASIVVIYVTLGLAITLIFGASALNALSTNAVFNILFCLMLVVFAASFFGAFELTLPSKWSNAVDSKAEATSGLLSIFLMAFTLSLVSFSCTGPIIGFLLVQVSTTGSVVAPAIGMLGFAIALALPFTLFALFPSWLKSMPKSGGWMNVIKVTLGFLELAFALKFLSVADLAYGWRILDRETFLALWIVLFALLGFYLLGKIKFPHDDDDTKVGVGRFFMALFSLAFAVYMVPGLWGAPLKAVSAFAPPMQTQDFNLYNNEVHAKFDDYDLGMEYARQHGKPVMLDFTGYGCVNCRKMELAVWTDSKVSDIINNDYVLITLYVDNKTPLTSPVKVTENGRERTLRTVGDKWSYLQRVKFGANAQPFYVLIDNEGRPLNKSYSYDEDIPKYIEFLQTGLENYKKGK comes from the coding sequence ATGAAGAAAATATTATCCATTTGTCTGTTGCTGATTGCTGTCGTGGCACAAGCGCAGATACAGGAGCCCGTCAAGTTTAAGTCGGAACTGAAGACGCTTGCAGCGGGAGAGGCGGAAATTGTATTTACCGCTACTATCGATAAGGGGTGGCATGTATATTCTACCGACCTGGGTGACGGTGGTCCTATCTCGGCTACCTTCAATATAGAGAAGATTTCCGGTGCTACAGTTGTAGGAAAGTTGCAGCCGAAAGGAAAAGAAATAGCTTCTTATGATAAGTTGTTTGAGATGAACGTACGCTATTTTGAGTCTACGGCACAATTTGTTCAGAAGCTGAAGCTCACAGGAGGAGATTATAAGATTGAAGGTTTTCTGGAATTCGGTGCTTGTAATGATGAAAACTGCTTGCCTCCTACGCAGGTAGAGTTTAATTTCTCAGGTAAAGCAGAAGCCGCTAAAGGTGCGGCAGCCGCAACTCCTGCTGAAAAGGTAACAGCTCCGGCAGAGGACACGAAAACGGAAACTCAGCCTGCTTCTCAAACTGAAACACCTGCGGATACAGCTTCTATTGGCATCATAGGTGGTGCAGATGGTCCGACGGATATAAATGTGGCAGGCAATATTGACTTGTGGAAACCTGTCATCAATGATCTGCAATCTTATGGTGAAACCACTTCACAGGACGACATGTCATGGATTTATATCTTTATCACCGGATTCCTCGGTGGACTGTTGGCATTATTCACGCCTTGTGTGTGGCCTATTATCCCTATGACTGTAAGTTTCTTCCTGAAACGTTCCAAAGATAAAAAGAAAGGTATTCGAGATGCCTGGACGTATGGCGCTTCTATCGTGGTGATTTACGTAACTTTAGGTTTGGCCATTACGTTGATCTTCGGTGCCAGTGCGCTGAATGCACTTTCCACGAATGCTGTGTTTAATATTCTTTTCTGTTTGATGCTGGTGGTGTTTGCGGCTTCTTTCTTCGGAGCTTTCGAACTGACGCTGCCCTCTAAATGGAGTAACGCAGTAGATAGTAAGGCAGAAGCAACAAGCGGTTTGCTCAGTATCTTCCTGATGGCATTCACGCTTTCACTGGTGTCTTTCTCATGTACAGGTCCTATTATCGGTTTCTTGCTGGTACAGGTATCTACAACAGGTAGTGTGGTAGCTCCGGCTATCGGTATGCTCGGGTTTGCTATTGCTTTGGCATTGCCGTTCACACTGTTCGCCTTGTTCCCGTCCTGGCTGAAGTCTATGCCGAAATCAGGCGGTTGGATGAATGTCATTAAGGTTACTCTCGGTTTTCTGGAACTGGCTTTCGCTCTGAAGTTCCTTTCTGTAGCCGACCTGGCTTATGGCTGGCGCATCCTCGACCGCGAAACGTTCCTGGCATTGTGGATTGTTCTGTTTGCTTTACTGGGCTTCTACCTGTTGGGCAAGATCAAGTTCCCGCACGATGATGATGATACGAAAGTGGGGGTGGGCCGTTTCTTTATGGCACTCTTCTCGCTGGCATTTGCCGTATATATGGTTCCCGGTTTGTGGGGTGCTCCGTTGAAAGCGGTCAGTGCTTTTGCACCGCCTATGCAGACCCAGGACTTTAACCTCTATAATAATGAAGTGCATGCCAAGTTCGATGATTACGACTTGGGTATGGAATATGCCCGTCAGCATGGCAAACCTGTAATGCTCGACTTCACCGGTTATGGTTGTGTAAACTGCCGTAAGATGGAGCTTGCTGTATGGACAGACTCTAAGGTAAGTGACATTATCAACAACGACTACGTACTTATTACACTTTATGTAGATAATAAAACCCCGTTGACCTCACCTGTTAAAGTGACAGAAAACGGCCGGGAACGTACATTGCGTACAGTAGGCGATAAGTGGAGTTATCTTCAACGCGTTAAATTCGGTGCCAATGCACAACCCTTCTATGTATTGATAGATAATGAAGGCCGTCCTTTGAATAAATCTTATTCGTATGACGAGGACATTCCTAAGTATATCGAGTTCCTGCAAACAGGATTGGAAAACTATAAGAAAGGAAAATAA
- a CDS encoding Fic family protein has product MTSETNRTEYKQYLTDDLEKEAVAFLNYLEGGVIYIGVHKTGTPIGVDDIDGDMLRIKDRLKNNIMPSCMGLFDVAVANIDSKDVIKITFASGTEKPYYIKKLGMSEKGTFIRVGTAAEPMPVRMIESLFAKRTCNSIGKIRSSNQNLTFEQLKIYYEGANKTLNQHFASNLELLTEDGGYNYVAYLLSDVNGISVKVAKYDGLDRVDLIENNEYGYCSLIKATKQVLDKIGVENKTLAKITPKEREEKKLWNPVALREAVINAMVHNDYTSEIPPKFEFFDDRIEITSFGSLPQGITEKEFFEGYSVPRNKELMRVFRDLDLVEHLGSGVPRILKSYGKECFKFTENFLRMIFPSTEKVTPQVTPQVTPQVRELIRVLDKEMNRQELQEKLQLSDRENFRLLYLKAALDSEVIEMTIPDKPNSRLQKYRLTQKGRLLKKSL; this is encoded by the coding sequence ATGACATCAGAAACCAATCGTACTGAATATAAGCAGTATCTTACAGATGATTTAGAAAAAGAAGCTGTAGCTTTTTTAAATTATCTTGAGGGGGGAGTGATATATATTGGTGTTCATAAAACTGGAACTCCTATTGGTGTTGATGACATCGATGGAGATATGTTAAGAATAAAAGATCGTCTGAAGAATAATATTATGCCTTCTTGCATGGGATTGTTTGATGTGGCTGTAGCAAATATTGATTCTAAGGATGTAATTAAAATAACTTTTGCGAGTGGAACAGAGAAACCCTATTACATTAAAAAACTTGGAATGTCAGAAAAGGGTACATTCATTCGCGTTGGGACTGCTGCCGAGCCTATGCCGGTGAGAATGATCGAGTCCCTTTTTGCGAAACGAACTTGTAATTCTATAGGCAAGATCAGATCTTCCAATCAGAATCTTACATTTGAACAGCTTAAAATATACTATGAAGGAGCCAATAAGACTTTAAATCAGCATTTTGCGTCTAATCTTGAATTACTTACAGAAGATGGTGGTTATAATTATGTAGCTTACTTGCTGTCTGATGTTAATGGGATTTCTGTAAAAGTAGCAAAGTACGATGGCCTTGATAGGGTGGACTTGATTGAAAATAACGAATATGGCTATTGCTCATTAATAAAAGCTACGAAGCAAGTGTTAGATAAAATAGGTGTAGAGAATAAGACATTAGCTAAAATTACTCCTAAAGAACGTGAAGAGAAAAAGCTTTGGAACCCTGTAGCTTTGCGCGAGGCCGTAATAAATGCAATGGTTCACAATGATTATACTTCGGAAATACCGCCAAAGTTTGAATTTTTTGATGACAGAATTGAAATCACCTCATTCGGTAGTTTACCGCAGGGCATAACCGAAAAGGAATTCTTTGAAGGCTACTCTGTGCCTCGCAATAAAGAATTAATGCGTGTTTTTAGAGACTTGGATTTGGTTGAGCATTTAGGTTCCGGTGTTCCTCGTATTTTAAAAAGTTATGGAAAGGAATGTTTTAAGTTCACGGAAAACTTTTTGCGGATGATATTTCCTAGTACGGAAAAAGTCACCCCGCAAGTCACCCCGCAAGTCACCCCGCAAGTGAGGGAACTGATAAGAGTATTGGATAAAGAAATGAATAGACAAGAGTTGCAGGAGAAATTGCAACTCTCTGATAGAGAGAATTTTCGTCTGCTTTATTTAAAAGCAGCTTTAGATTCGGAAGTTATCGAAATGACAATACCTGATAAGCCGAATAGCCGCTTGCAGAAATATCGTTTAACGCAGAAAGGAAGATTACTTAAAAAATCACTTTAA
- a CDS encoding DMP19 family protein, translating to MIEITDAALRKAAGEGMDTFIQVFTDRYKEVIGGELTAESMPLLTGEQHTLLAYRIFRDEVMDGGFCQLIQNGYGGYIFANPFAKVMRLWGAEDFGKLVYRAKKIYDAHREDLERERTDDEFMAMYEQYEAFDELEEEFLEKEEGITAMVASYVDEHLELFAKIV from the coding sequence ATGATAGAAATTACTGATGCCGCCTTGCGCAAAGCCGCAGGCGAGGGAATGGATACTTTTATTCAGGTATTTACCGATAGATATAAAGAAGTGATAGGTGGTGAACTAACCGCTGAATCCATGCCGTTGCTGACAGGTGAGCAGCACACTTTGCTTGCTTACCGGATATTCCGTGATGAAGTAATGGATGGTGGCTTCTGCCAGTTGATACAGAATGGGTATGGTGGTTATATTTTTGCCAATCCGTTTGCTAAAGTGATGCGTCTGTGGGGAGCAGAAGATTTCGGCAAACTGGTATATAGAGCTAAAAAGATTTATGATGCCCATCGTGAAGATTTGGAACGGGAACGTACAGATGATGAATTTATGGCTATGTACGAGCAATATGAAGCTTTCGACGAACTGGAAGAAGAATTTTTGGAGAAAGAGGAAGGAATCACAGCTATGGTAGCCAGTTATGTAGATGAACATCTGGAACTGTTTGCTAAAATCGTCTGA
- a CDS encoding Yip1 family protein, with product MLLISSPAKAWEEIRLEEDRRKVFTAFVYPMIGLCGLSVFIGSLLAKGWGGPESFQYAMTQCCAAAVSLFGGYFLAAYLINGMRVKMFMMDSDMPLTQQFAGYALVVLFLLQIIIGILPDFNIIGLLLQFYIVYVVWEGASTLMKVEEKDRLRFTIISSILLIACPMLIQLVFNKLTMVLN from the coding sequence ATGTTACTGATTTCCTCTCCGGCCAAGGCCTGGGAGGAAATTCGTTTGGAAGAGGATAGGCGAAAAGTATTTACTGCTTTTGTCTATCCTATGATTGGTTTATGTGGATTGTCCGTCTTCATCGGTTCTTTGCTGGCGAAGGGATGGGGCGGTCCCGAGAGTTTTCAATATGCCATGACGCAATGTTGCGCGGCGGCAGTATCCCTCTTTGGAGGATATTTCTTGGCGGCGTATCTCATAAATGGGATGCGCGTTAAAATGTTTATGATGGACAGTGACATGCCGTTGACGCAACAGTTTGCGGGCTATGCGCTGGTTGTTCTTTTCTTGCTCCAGATTATTATCGGCATATTGCCGGACTTTAATATCATCGGATTGCTGTTGCAGTTCTATATTGTGTATGTGGTGTGGGAGGGGGCTTCCACGTTGATGAAAGTAGAAGAAAAAGACCGGTTACGGTTTACAATCATTTCTTCCATCCTACTGATTGCCTGTCCTATGCTCATCCAATTGGTATTCAACAAGCTGACGATGGTGCTTAATTAA
- the metH gene encoding methionine synthase — MVSIEKLVRERILILDGAMGTMIQRYNLTEEDFRGERFAGIPGQMKGNNDLLCLTRPDVIQDIHRKYLMAGADIIETNTFSSTSVSMADYHVQEYVREMNLAAVKLAREVADEFSTPDKPRFVAGSIGPTNKTCSMSPDVNNPAMRALTYDELADAYREQMEALLEGGVDALLIETIFDTLNAKAAIFAAEEAMEATGVQVPVMLSVTVSDTGGRTLSGQTLEAFLASVQHANIFSVGLNCSFGARQLKPFLEQLAARAPYYISAYPNAGLPNSLGQYDQTPADMAHEVKEYIQEGLINIIGGCCGTTDAYIAEYPALIAGAAPHVPAPKPESLWLSGLELLEVTPEKNFINVGERCNVAGSRKFLRLVNEKKYDEALSIARQQVEDGAQVVDVNMDDGLLDAQAEMTTFLNLIASEPEIARVPVMIDSSKWEVIVAGLKCLQGKSIVNSISLKEGEEKFLEHARTIRQYGAATVVMAFDEKGQADTYERKIEVCARAYQLLVEKVGFNPHDIIFDPNVLAVATGMDEHNNYAVDFIRATGWIRKNLPGAHVSGGVSNLSFSFRGNNYIREAMHAVFLYHAIREGMDMGIVNPATAVLYTDIPADILERIEDVVLNRRPDAAERLIETAEQLKAVAEQQKGNATDKQVAPLSWRNGTSVEERLKHALTKGIGDYLEEDLAEALKLYPKAVDIIEGPLMSGMNYVGELFGAGKMFLPQVVKTARTMKKAVAILQPVIEAEKQESSTSAGKVLLATVKGDVHDIGKNIVSVVMACNGYEIIDLGVMVPAETIVQRALEEKVDMIGLSGLITPSLEEMVHVAMELEKVGADIPLLIGGATTSRLHTALKIAPVYHAPVVHLKDASQNATVAARLMNPKAKEELKEKLRSEYQRLREKSVTQAPKTVSLEEAQKNKLELF; from the coding sequence ATGGTTTCTATTGAAAAGTTGGTGCGTGAGCGCATCCTTATTTTAGACGGTGCTATGGGCACCATGATACAACGGTACAACTTAACGGAGGAAGACTTCAGGGGGGAGCGCTTTGCCGGCATCCCCGGGCAAATGAAAGGAAACAATGACCTGCTTTGCCTGACGCGCCCTGATGTGATACAGGATATACACCGTAAGTATCTCATGGCAGGTGCCGATATCATTGAAACCAATACGTTTAGTTCTACCAGTGTCAGTATGGCCGATTATCATGTGCAGGAGTATGTACGTGAGATGAATCTGGCTGCCGTTAAACTGGCACGTGAAGTAGCCGATGAATTTTCCACACCTGATAAACCACGTTTTGTAGCCGGCTCTATCGGACCTACCAATAAGACTTGCTCCATGAGTCCCGATGTGAATAATCCGGCTATGCGTGCGCTGACTTACGATGAACTTGCCGATGCCTATCGGGAACAGATGGAAGCCTTGCTGGAAGGTGGAGTAGACGCTCTGCTGATAGAAACCATATTCGATACATTGAATGCCAAAGCAGCTATCTTTGCTGCGGAAGAGGCGATGGAGGCTACAGGCGTTCAAGTTCCTGTTATGCTGTCCGTTACCGTATCCGATACAGGCGGACGTACTCTGTCGGGACAGACTTTGGAGGCTTTTCTTGCCTCAGTTCAGCATGCCAATATCTTTTCGGTAGGTTTGAACTGCTCCTTTGGCGCCCGTCAGTTGAAACCTTTTCTGGAACAGCTTGCTGCCCGTGCTCCTTATTATATCAGTGCATACCCCAATGCGGGGTTGCCCAACAGTCTGGGACAATATGACCAGACGCCTGCCGATATGGCGCATGAAGTGAAAGAGTATATTCAGGAAGGGCTGATAAACATCATTGGCGGTTGCTGTGGTACGACCGATGCATACATTGCCGAATATCCTGCCCTGATAGCCGGTGCTGCTCCCCATGTTCCTGCTCCGAAACCCGAAAGTCTTTGGCTTTCCGGCCTGGAATTGTTGGAAGTGACTCCTGAGAAGAACTTTATCAATGTGGGAGAACGCTGCAATGTGGCCGGTTCCCGCAAGTTCCTGCGTCTGGTTAATGAAAAGAAATATGATGAAGCCCTCAGCATTGCCCGCCAGCAAGTAGAAGACGGGGCGCAGGTGGTGGATGTAAATATGGACGACGGCCTGCTGGATGCACAGGCTGAAATGACTACTTTCCTCAATCTGATTGCTTCTGAGCCGGAGATTGCCCGCGTTCCTGTGATGATTGACTCTTCCAAATGGGAGGTAATTGTTGCCGGATTGAAATGCCTGCAAGGAAAGTCCATCGTGAATTCAATCTCTCTGAAAGAGGGAGAAGAAAAGTTTCTGGAACATGCCCGCACGATCAGGCAATATGGTGCGGCTACCGTAGTAATGGCTTTTGATGAAAAAGGGCAGGCGGATACATACGAACGTAAGATTGAAGTGTGTGCCCGTGCTTATCAGCTTTTGGTTGAGAAGGTGGGCTTTAATCCTCATGATATTATCTTTGACCCTAACGTCCTTGCCGTAGCTACGGGTATGGACGAACATAATAATTATGCTGTAGACTTCATCCGGGCTACCGGTTGGATACGTAAGAATCTGCCGGGTGCGCATGTCAGTGGTGGCGTTAGCAACCTTTCATTCTCTTTCCGCGGCAACAATTATATCCGTGAAGCCATGCATGCGGTGTTCCTTTATCATGCCATCCGTGAAGGAATGGATATGGGGATCGTAAATCCGGCTACGGCTGTACTTTATACCGACATCCCTGCCGATATATTGGAACGTATAGAGGATGTGGTTTTAAACCGTCGTCCCGATGCTGCCGAACGCTTGATAGAAACTGCTGAACAACTGAAAGCAGTTGCCGAACAACAGAAAGGTAATGCCACTGATAAACAAGTTGCTCCTCTTTCATGGCGTAATGGAACAAGTGTGGAAGAACGCTTGAAACATGCTTTGACAAAAGGAATTGGTGACTATCTGGAGGAAGACTTGGCAGAAGCCTTGAAACTTTATCCGAAAGCAGTGGATATCATCGAAGGTCCTTTAATGTCAGGTATGAACTATGTAGGTGAGCTCTTTGGTGCCGGAAAAATGTTTTTGCCCCAGGTGGTGAAAACAGCCCGTACCATGAAGAAAGCCGTTGCCATTCTTCAGCCTGTAATTGAAGCGGAAAAACAAGAAAGTTCCACCTCTGCCGGAAAAGTCCTGCTTGCCACGGTGAAAGGTGATGTGCATGATATAGGCAAAAATATCGTTTCTGTGGTCATGGCCTGCAATGGTTATGAGATTATAGACCTTGGTGTGATGGTACCTGCCGAAACGATTGTTCAGCGTGCCTTGGAAGAAAAGGTGGATATGATTGGACTCAGTGGTCTGATAACACCATCATTGGAAGAAATGGTACACGTGGCTATGGAACTGGAAAAGGTAGGTGCTGATATTCCTTTATTAATAGGTGGCGCCACTACTTCCCGACTGCATACGGCATTGAAAATAGCTCCCGTCTATCATGCTCCTGTGGTTCATCTGAAAGATGCCTCGCAGAATGCAACGGTAGCCGCCCGCTTGATGAATCCGAAAGCCAAAGAAGAATTAAAAGAAAAATTAAGATCAGAATATCAACGGTTGCGTGAAAAGAGCGTTACGCAAGCACCGAAGACTGTTTCGTTGGAGGAGGCGCAGAAGAATAAGCTGGAACTCTTTTAA
- the udk gene encoding uridine kinase yields MLIIGIAGGTGSGKTTVVRKIIESLPAGEVVLLPQDSYYKDSSHVPVEERQNINFDHPDAFDWGLLSKHVAMLRAGKSIEQPTYSYLTCTREPETIHIEPREVVIIEGILALCDKKLRSMMDLKIFVDADPDERLIRVIQRDVVERGRTAEAVMERYTRILKPMHLQFIEPCKRYADLIIPEGGNNQVAIDILTMYIKKHL; encoded by the coding sequence ATGTTAATAATAGGAATTGCAGGCGGAACTGGCTCGGGAAAAACCACCGTCGTACGTAAAATCATTGAAAGCCTGCCGGCAGGCGAAGTGGTACTGTTACCGCAAGACTCTTACTATAAGGACAGTAGCCATGTACCTGTAGAAGAACGACAGAACATCAACTTTGACCACCCGGATGCTTTCGATTGGGGGCTTTTATCCAAACACGTAGCCATGCTGCGTGCAGGAAAAAGCATTGAACAACCCACCTACTCGTACCTTACTTGTACACGAGAGCCCGAAACGATTCATATCGAGCCACGGGAAGTAGTGATTATTGAAGGGATTCTTGCCCTGTGCGACAAGAAACTGCGCAGCATGATGGACCTCAAAATCTTTGTGGATGCTGATCCGGACGAACGTCTGATTCGTGTTATACAACGGGATGTAGTGGAGCGTGGACGTACGGCAGAAGCTGTTATGGAGCGGTATACCCGTATCTTGAAACCTATGCATCTGCAATTCATCGAACCGTGCAAACGATATGCGGATCTGATTATACCCGAAGGAGGAAATAATCAGGTGGCAATCGATATTCTGACGATGTATATAAAGAAGCATCTCTGA
- a CDS encoding transglycosylase SLT domain-containing protein, translated as MPDEAVGDLQQIKDSGELVVLTLYSSTSYFNYRGQEMGFQYELSEQFAKSLGVKLRVVVARNVQGLIKKLLAGEGDIIAYNVPITKELKDSLIYCGEEVITHQVIVQRAGGKTKPLTDVTELIGKDVYVKPGKYYDRLVNLDKELGGGIHIHKVTNDSISVEDLITQVSQGKIPYTVADNDVARLNTTYYPNLNIKLSISFDQRASWAVRKDSPELAAAANKWHEENMTSPAYTASMKRYFEISKATPHTSILSLREGKISHFDELFKKYASEIDWDWRLLASLAYTESNFDTTAVSWAGAKGLMQLMPATARAMGMPEGKEQNPEESVKAAIKYINATSKSFSSVPKEERLNFVLASYNSGIGHVQDAMALAEKYGKNKYVWKDNVENFILLKSNEEYFTDPVCKNGYFRGIETYNFVRDIMGRYETYKKKIKK; from the coding sequence ATGCCCGATGAGGCTGTGGGCGATTTGCAACAGATAAAAGATAGCGGTGAACTCGTTGTACTGACGCTATACAGTTCTACTTCCTACTTCAACTATCGTGGCCAGGAAATGGGGTTCCAGTACGAGTTGAGTGAACAGTTTGCCAAAAGTCTCGGGGTAAAACTGCGCGTAGTGGTGGCAAGGAATGTACAGGGACTTATAAAAAAGTTACTGGCAGGCGAAGGAGACATCATTGCCTACAATGTCCCCATCACGAAGGAATTAAAAGATAGTCTGATCTATTGCGGTGAAGAGGTCATCACACACCAGGTTATTGTGCAACGCGCAGGCGGGAAGACAAAACCGCTGACGGATGTAACGGAACTGATAGGTAAGGATGTATATGTAAAGCCCGGGAAGTATTACGACCGCCTGGTAAATCTGGATAAAGAACTCGGTGGCGGCATCCATATCCACAAAGTGACTAATGACAGCATTTCAGTAGAGGACCTCATCACACAAGTATCCCAGGGAAAGATACCTTATACGGTAGCCGATAATGACGTAGCCAGACTTAACACTACGTATTACCCCAACCTGAATATTAAATTATCCATCAGTTTCGATCAAAGAGCTTCCTGGGCGGTGCGCAAGGATAGTCCGGAACTGGCAGCTGCCGCTAATAAATGGCATGAAGAAAATATGACTTCTCCCGCCTACACTGCCAGTATGAAGAGATATTTTGAGATCAGCAAAGCAACTCCACACACTTCTATCCTTTCACTTCGTGAGGGAAAAATCTCGCACTTCGACGAATTATTCAAAAAGTATGCTTCGGAAATAGACTGGGACTGGCGATTGCTTGCTTCTCTGGCATATACGGAGTCGAACTTTGATACGACTGCCGTTTCATGGGCCGGAGCCAAAGGGCTAATGCAACTGATGCCTGCTACAGCACGTGCAATGGGAATGCCTGAAGGAAAAGAACAGAATCCGGAAGAGAGTGTGAAAGCTGCCATAAAATATATCAATGCCACCAGTAAGAGTTTCTCTTCAGTACCGAAAGAGGAGCGGCTCAACTTCGTACTTGCTTCCTACAATTCGGGTATCGGCCACGTACAGGATGCAATGGCACTGGCTGAGAAATATGGAAAGAACAAATATGTCTGGAAAGACAATGTAGAAAACTTCATCTTATTGAAAAGCAATGAAGAATACTTCACCGACCCTGTCTGCAAAAACGGATACTTCCGTGGAATAGAGACATATAACTTTGTGAGGGATATTATGGGGAGGTATGAGACGTATAAGAAGAAGATAAAGAAGTGA
- a CDS encoding Dabb family protein, with amino-acid sequence MVKHIVLFKLKDEAPADKKLTAMKEFKAAIEALPAKISVIRKIEVGLNMNPGETWSIALYSEFDTLDDVKFYATHPEHVAAGKLIADVKENRACVDYETIDN; translated from the coding sequence ATGGTCAAACACATTGTATTATTTAAATTAAAAGACGAAGCTCCGGCTGACAAAAAGCTGACAGCAATGAAAGAATTCAAGGCCGCTATCGAGGCTTTACCAGCTAAAATATCTGTTATACGTAAGATAGAAGTTGGACTCAATATGAATCCCGGCGAAACTTGGAGCATTGCCCTCTACAGCGAATTTGATACGCTGGACGACGTGAAATTTTATGCTACTCATCCCGAGCATGTGGCAGCAGGCAAGCTGATTGCTGATGTTAAGGAGAATCGCGCTTGTGTTGACTACGAAACAATTGACAATTGA
- the smpB gene encoding SsrA-binding protein, which produces MKQAPVNIKNKRATFDYELVDTYTAGIVLTGTEIKSIRMGKASLVDTFCYFANGELWVKNMHISEYFYGSYNNHSARRERKLLLTKKELDKLARGAKDPGFTMVPVRMFINEKGLAKVVVALAKGKKQYDKREALKEKDDKRDMARMFKR; this is translated from the coding sequence ATGAAACAAGCTCCTGTTAATATAAAAAATAAGCGCGCTACATTCGATTACGAATTGGTAGACACTTATACCGCGGGCATTGTGCTCACGGGTACGGAAATTAAATCGATCCGCATGGGTAAAGCAAGCCTTGTGGATACCTTCTGTTACTTTGCCAATGGCGAGTTGTGGGTGAAGAATATGCATATTTCCGAATACTTCTACGGTTCGTATAATAACCATTCGGCACGCAGGGAGCGCAAACTCTTACTTACTAAAAAAGAACTTGATAAACTGGCACGTGGAGCAAAAGACCCCGGTTTTACAATGGTTCCCGTTCGTATGTTTATTAATGAAAAAGGGCTTGCCAAAGTAGTGGTGGCCCTTGCTAAAGGTAAAAAGCAATACGACAAGCGCGAAGCGTTGAAAGAGAAAGATGATAAACGCGATATGGCGCGGATGTTTAAGAGATAA